One part of the Bacillus sp. FJAT-45350 genome encodes these proteins:
- a CDS encoding helix-turn-helix transcriptional regulator, whose amino-acid sequence MLCNRVKYLRRSEGFDLTQEQLANELGVSRQTIVELEKGRPPSAELLLKVADFFNKDPREIFFSEIVVSNLQRESSKVSTA is encoded by the coding sequence ATGTTATGTAATCGCGTCAAATATCTTAGAAGAAGTGAAGGATTTGATTTAACACAAGAGCAACTAGCTAATGAATTAGGTGTATCAAGACAAACAATTGTAGAATTGGAAAAGGGGAGACCCCCTTCAGCGGAGTTACTTTTGAAAGTTGCAGATTTTTTCAATAAAGACCCTAGAGAAATTTTTTTTAGTGAAATTGTTGTATCAAACTTACAAAGAGAAAGTTCAAAGGTATCCACAGCCTAA
- a CDS encoding group-specific protein: protein MLNVQVDTEEVRQLYLEKLEEKVKEIDKELVFWDTNELKRRTCLCWNTIQKEFFFHPEFPKYKVGNKWMFPAEDTKKFLLTWLREKGGVS from the coding sequence GTGTTAAACGTACAAGTCGACACAGAAGAAGTAAGACAACTTTACTTAGAAAAACTTGAAGAGAAAGTAAAGGAGATTGATAAAGAATTGGTCTTCTGGGACACAAACGAATTAAAAAGAAGAACGTGCCTATGTTGGAACACTATCCAAAAAGAATTTTTCTTTCATCCAGAGTTTCCAAAGTACAAAGTCGGAAACAAGTGGATGTTCCCAGCAGAGGACACAAAAAAATTCTTGCTTACATGGTTAAGAGAAAAAGGGGGAGTTTCATGA
- a CDS encoding 5'-3' exonuclease: MAKSSYTGKVMEVNKCMVLLPATQLGKATRASFQSLAKQLKRISLFDVVEEIVVDQLADMQRITLLIREGQASDNESIENHFISGMKVEVAIQQLNEIDKYISAHSEDKIIVTMEEGAISLKAEKVKQKDTPVKTVKGERLLLIDGSNILATAYFATRKSMMKNENGLYTNAVYVMARRVLELISRSNPSHVVIAWDEGRNTFRKAMYNDYKAHRKETEPELKEQFTTAQQLFSDLQIAQYSHMEIEADDVIGTINSIWQKEERGSSVIVSNDKDLFQLVSDKTTQLISKNGQEYSIRPEHMKKMWNVTPGQWVDCKALLGDTSDNIPGVSGVGEKSVYPLISTYGNIENLYERLEELEDTEYKRYVKKLEKGKDEAFLSKKLATIKCDATDVITPCFKEMQLNITRNQLIKYFEQLGFNSLIQSINKGLYRVG; encoded by the coding sequence ATGGCTAAGAGTTCATATACAGGTAAAGTCATGGAAGTTAATAAATGCATGGTCCTTCTTCCAGCAACGCAATTAGGGAAAGCGACAAGAGCATCTTTTCAAAGTCTTGCAAAGCAATTAAAAAGAATTTCTTTATTTGATGTTGTAGAAGAGATAGTAGTTGACCAATTAGCTGACATGCAACGGATTACTCTATTAATTAGAGAAGGACAAGCATCTGATAATGAGAGTATTGAAAATCATTTTATTTCGGGTATGAAGGTTGAAGTTGCTATTCAACAATTGAACGAAATAGACAAATATATTAGTGCTCATTCAGAAGATAAGATCATTGTAACGATGGAAGAAGGCGCAATTTCTTTAAAGGCTGAGAAAGTGAAACAGAAGGATACACCTGTTAAGACAGTGAAAGGTGAACGTCTGTTGTTGATTGATGGTAGCAATATACTTGCTACAGCCTACTTCGCTACAAGAAAAAGCATGATGAAAAATGAAAACGGTCTATACACAAATGCAGTATACGTTATGGCAAGAAGAGTACTTGAATTGATAAGTAGGTCTAATCCAAGTCATGTAGTCATCGCTTGGGATGAAGGTCGAAATACGTTTAGAAAGGCTATGTATAACGATTATAAGGCTCACAGAAAAGAAACTGAACCAGAGCTAAAAGAACAATTTACTACTGCACAACAGTTATTTTCTGATTTACAAATTGCTCAATACTCACATATGGAAATTGAAGCAGATGACGTAATCGGAACAATTAATTCAATATGGCAAAAAGAAGAACGAGGTAGTTCTGTCATTGTTTCGAACGATAAAGACCTTTTTCAGTTAGTTTCAGATAAAACAACTCAACTTATTAGTAAAAATGGTCAAGAGTATAGCATAAGACCTGAGCACATGAAAAAGATGTGGAACGTTACACCTGGACAATGGGTCGATTGCAAAGCCTTATTGGGAGATACTTCCGACAATATTCCTGGTGTAAGTGGTGTTGGTGAAAAATCTGTTTATCCTCTCATTTCTACATATGGAAACATCGAGAATTTATACGAACGATTAGAAGAACTTGAGGATACAGAATACAAAAGATACGTTAAAAAACTTGAAAAGGGCAAAGACGAAGCCTTTTTAAGCAAGAAATTAGCGACCATTAAGTGTGATGCTACAGACGTAATTACCCCTTGCTTTAAAGAAATGCAATTAAATATAACTCGCAATCAATTAATTAAATATTTTGAACAGTTAGGATTTAATTCTCTCATTCAATCAATAAATAAAGGGTTATATCGTGTTGGCTAA